The window TGGTGACGTTTCGCGCAGCGGGCCGCGCGTCGAGATGTGGTGACGGACTACGGGTACGTACCGGGTACTGCCTGCTTCGTGCACTGCTTCGTCGCTGTGCCGCTCACTGCGTAGTGCTGATGTCGCTGCGTAGTGCTGGTGTCGCTGCGTAGTGCTGGTGTCGCTGCGTACTGCTGCTCGTACTGCGTCCTGCTGTTCTCACCGCCTACTGCCGGTCGATCCGACCGCCGTACTGGTTGCCGCACTGACCGCCACGACGCCGGACGGGCACCGACGGCGCCGACGGACACCCGACCGCAGAACGCGCAGGGATGCCCGACCCCAAACTCTAACCCACCCGGGACGGTGAACGGCCCGGTTGACCCACGGACCGCGGACTCCCCCGCGCGCGCGGCCGTCCGCGGCCACCGGCCGCCCGGACCGCCTGCCGCCGAACGGTTCCCGGCGGTGGCGAGCCGCCCCGGAACGCCACATGCCCCCCGGCGTGAGCCGGGGGGCATGGGAGCGGTACGGACTACAGCGCGGTGGCGCTGCCGCCGGCCGAGGCCAGCTTGTCCTTCGCCGAGCCGGAGAACGCGTGTGCGCTCACCTGCAGCGACACCCCGGCGATGTCGCCGTCGCCGAGCACCTTGACCAGCTGGCCGCTGCGGACAGCGCCCTTGCCGACCAGGTCCTCGACGGACACGGAGCCACCCTGGGGGAACAGCGTCGCCAGCTGGCCGACGTTGACCACCTGGTAGGTGGTCCCGAAGCGGTTCTTGAAGCCCTTGAGCTTCGGGAGCCGCATGTGGATCGGGACCTGGCCACCCTCGAAACCGGCGGGGGTGTTCTTGCGGGCGCCGGTGCCCTTGGTGCCACGACCGGCGGTCTTGCCCTTGGAGCCCTCACCGCGGCCGAGACGGGTCTTGGCCGTCTTGGCGCCGGGGGCGGGCCGCAGGTGATGCAGCTTGATCGTCATTCGGAACCACCCACTTCTGAAACTTCCTCGACCTCGATCAGGTGCCGCACGGTGTGCAGGTAACCGCGGTTCACCGCGTTGTCCGGCACGACCACCGTGTGGTTGATCCTCTTCAGACCGAGCGAGCGGACGGTCTCCCGCTGGTTCGGCTTGACTCCGATGATGGAGCGCTTCTGCGTGACCTGGAAAGCCATGGTCAGACCCCCACTCGCGCCGAGAGGGCGTTGGCCTGGGCCAGCAGCATCTTGTGCGGAGCGACGTCCTCGACCGGGAGACCGCGGCGGGCCGCGACCTCTTCCGGACGGACCAGACCCTTCAGACCCGCGATCGTGGCGTGCACGATGTTGATCGGGTTGTCCGAGCCCAGCGACTTGCTGAGGATGTCGTGGATCCCCGCGCACTCCAGGACGGCACGCACCGGGCCACCGGCGATGACGCCGGTACCCGGGGAGGCCGGACGCAGCAGGACGACGCCGGCTGCGGCCTCCCCCTGGATCGGGTGCGGGATGGTGTCGCCGATGCGCGGCACCTTGAACATGCTCTTCTTGGCCTCTTCGACGCCCTTGGCGATGGCCGCGGGGATCTCCTTGGCCTTGCCGTAGCCGACGCCGACCGAGCCGTTGCCGTCGCCGACGACGACCAGGGCGGTGAAGCTGAAGCGACGACCACCCTTGACGACCTTGGCGACACGGTTCGTCGCCACGATGCGCTCGAGCAGCGGGTTCTTCTCTACCGGTGCGTCACGGCGGCCGTCGCGACGGCCTCCGTCACGACGGTCACGACGGTCACCGTCGCGAGCGCCGCCACCGGCGGCGTTGTTGTCGCGCCGTGCGGGTCCGGGCATCAGATGTCCCTCTCGATCTTCAAAACGTGCGGTGCAGTCATGTCAGAACTCCAGTCCGGCGCCGCGGGCGGCGTCGGCCAGAGCGGCGATCCGGCCGTGGTACTTGTCGCCACCACGGTCGAAGACCACGGTGGTGACGCCGGCGGCCTTGGCGCGGTCGGCGACGAGCTCGCCCACGCGCTTGGCCTTGGCGGTCTTGTCGGCGGTCAGCCCACGCAGATCGGCTTCCAGGCTCGAGGCCGACGCCAGGGTGTGACCCTGGGCGTCGTCGACGATCTGGGCGACGATGTGGCGCGCGGAGCGGGTGACCACGAGACGCGGCCGCGCGGCGTCGCCGACGACCTTCTTGCGCAGACGGAAGTGGCGGGTGGCCCGGGCCGTGGCCCGCTTCTGCGAGATGTTCTTGCCGGCGCGGACGCCGATCTCGGTGTTGCCTGTCTTGATAGCCATCGCTTACTTACCCGTCTTCCCGACCTTGCGCCGGACGACCTCGCCGGCGTACCGCACACCCTTGCCCTTGTACGGGTCGGGACGGCGCAACTTGCGGATGTTCGCGGCGACCTCGCCGACCAGCTGCTTGTCGATGCCCTCGACGCGGAAGCGGGTCGGGCTCTCGACCACGAACGTGATGCCCTCGGGCGCGGTGACCGGCACCGGGTGCGAGTAACCGAGGGAGAACACGAGGTTGCGACCCTCGGCGGCGACGCGGTAACCGACGCCGACGATCTCCATCGGCTTGACGTAGCCGGTGGTGACACCGACGACCATGTTGTTGACCAGCGTGCGGGTCAGGCCGTGACGGGCCCGGGAATCGCGCTCGTCGTCGGGACGGGTGACCGACAGCGTGCCGTCGGACTCCTTCGTCACCGAGATGGGCTCGACCACGACGTGGCTGAGGGCGCCCTTGGGGCCCTTGACCGCGACGGACGAACCGTTGATGTTGACCTCGACGCCCGCGGGAACGGGGATCGGGAGCCTACCGATACGAGACATGAGACCCTCCCCTACCAGACGTAGGCGAGGACTTCCCCGCCTACCTTCTTCTTGTGGGCCTGACGATCGGTCAGCAGACCGTCGGAGGTCGAGATGATGGCGATACCGAGACCGCCGAGGACCTTGGGGAGCTCGGTCGAGCGCGTGTAGATGCGCAGCCCGGGCTTGGAGACGCGCTTGATGCCGGCGAGCGAGCGCTCACGGCTGGGCCCGTACTTGAGGGTGATCTTGAGGGTCTTGCCGACCGTGGCGTCCTCGGTGGTCCAGGAGCCGATGTAGCCCTCCTTGACCAGGATGTCGGCGATGTGCCCCTTCAGCTTCGAGAAGGGCATCGTCACCTCATCGTGGAACGCCGAGTTGGCGTTGCGGATGCGCGTGAGCATGTCCGCGATGGGATCCGTCATTGACATAGCAGGTGTACTACCTCTCTCGCCCTGGTTCCCCGCCGGGGATTCCGGGTCGGGCCTGGGGCGAAGTGCGTCCCGGCCGGAGCCGGGACTGCCGATGCATCCGGCGGGCGGCCGGGTGCGGATGGGTGGTGCGGATGATGCGGAACGGCGTCCAGCCGGACCCGGGACGCCTCGCGGCTACCGGGCCCGGCTGGGACCGACTACCAGGAGGACTTGGTGATACCGGGCAGTTCGCCGGCGTGCGCCATGTCCCGCAGGCAGATGCGGCACAGACCGAACTTCTTGTACACCGAGTGCGGACGACCGCACTTGTTGCAGCGGGTGTACCCACGGACCTTGAACTTCGGGGTCTTCTTGGCCTTGTTGATCAGGGACGTCTTGGCCATGGTCAGTTCTCCTTGAAGGGGAAGCCGAGCTGCTTGAGCAGCGCACGGCCTTCGTCGTCGGTCGCGGCCGAGGTCACGACGGTGATGTCCATACCGCGCGGCCGGTCGATCCGGTCGATGTCGATCTCGTGGAACATCGACTGCTCGTTCAGACCGAACGTGTAGTTGCCGTTCCCGTCGAACTGGGTGGCCGACAGACCGCGGAAGTCACGGATACGCGGCAGCGCGATGGTCAGCAGCCGGTCCAGGAACTCCCACATCCGGTCGCCGCGCAGGGTGACCTTCGCGCCGATCGGCATGCCCTCACGGAGCTTGAACTGCGCGATCGACTTGCGGGCCTTGCGGACCAGCGGCTTCTGCCCGGTGATGGCCGAGAGGTCGCGGACGGCACCCTCGATCAGCTTCGAGTCACGCGCGGCCTCGCCGACGCCCATGTTGACGACGACCTTGACCACACCGGGGATCTGCATGATGTTGGCGTAGCTGAACTGCTCGTTCAGGCCGCTGCGGATCTCGTCGTTGTAGCGCTGCTTCAGCCGCGGGACCGGACGGGCGAACTCGTTGGTCGGGACACTGTTGATAGCGGTGGTCATTACAGCTCCTTCCCGGTCTTGCGCGAGAAGCGGATGCGACGGGACTCGTCGCCCTCCGTGCCCCGCTTGCCGACGCGCGTCGGCTTGCCGTCGTTGTCCACGACCATCACGTTGGAGATGTGGATCGCGGCTTCCTGGGTGACGATGCCGCCGGACTTCGCGCCACGCTCGGTGCTGGACACCTTGGTGTGCTTCTTGATCCGGTTGACGCCCTCGACGAGGACGCGCTGGGTGTCCGGGTAGGCCTGGATGACCTTGCCCTTGGCGCCCTTGTCCTTACCTGCGATCACCAGAACGGTGTCGCCCTTCTTCACCTTCATGGCCATGTTCAGAGCACCTCCGGTGCCAGCGAGATGATCTTCATGTAGCGCTTGTCGCGCAGTTCCCGGCCGACCGGCCCGAAGATGCGGGTACCACGGGGATCGCCGTCGGCCTTGATCAGCACAGCGGCGTTCTCGTCGAACTTGATGTAGGAGCCGTCCTGACGACGCTTCTCCTTGACGGTGCGGACGATGACGGCCTTGACCACATCGCCCTTCTTCACTCCGGCGCCGGGGATGGCGTCCTTCACGGTGGCGACGATGATGTCGCCGATGCCGGCGTAACGCCGCCCCGAGCCGCCGAGCACGCGGATGCACAGAATCTCCTTGGCGCCGGTGTTGTCAGCCACCCGGAGCCTGGACTCTTGCTGAATCACAGCAGCCCAACCTTCTCGTCTCTCCCGCGGCGTGCCGCGGGAACGTACGCACTGGTCTCGCCCTGAACCGCGGATCCGCCCTCGCGGTGCTCACCCTCGGGTGACCGGCCGCATGACACACGAAAAGACAAGAGGAAGTTCGAGCAGACGCTCGACTTTTCGCTCTTGTCCGTCGGCGTGACGCCGAACCACCCCGGACGGACCGGTGTGGTCAGAAGGCACAGATTCGGGAACTGACGACGTCCTGGCAGAATTTCCGACCCTGCCAGGCCAGAGGCAGGATGCTCGCGCACCCACACCCAAGGGTCCAGAGTACCGACGACACACCGGTTCACCAAATCTGCGCAGGTGGGAGTGCTCACCGCCCGCCGCGGCGACCGTCCCCGTCCCGGAATCTTCTCCGCCACCCGGTCGTTGACCACAGAGCCGGGTCGTTCCGGCCGCGACGATGGAGGAGAGACGATGACGACGCAGCGCGCGGTACTCGCCGGTGGGTGCTTCTGGGGCATGCAGGACCTGATCCGCAAGCAGCCGGGAGTGGTGTCCACCCGGGTCGGCTACACCGGTGGTCACACGCCGAACGCGACCTACCGCAACCACGGCAACCACGCCGAGGCGATCGAGATCGAGTACGACCCGGCGGTGACGACGTACCGGGATCTGCTGGAGTTCTTCTTCCAGATCCACGACCCGTCCACCCGCAACCGACAGGGCAACGACGTGGGCGCCAGCTACCGCTCCGCGATCTTCTACCTCGACGACGAGCAGCTGGCGACGGCGAAGGACACCATCGCCGACGTGGACGCATCCGGTCTGTGGCCGGGCAAGGTCGTGACCGAGGTGGTGCCGGCCGAGGAGTTCTGGGAGGCCGAGCCCGAGCACCAGGACTACCTCGAGCGGATGCCGTGGGGCTACACCTGCCACTTCCCCCGGCCGAACTGGAAGCTCCCGCGACGGGCCACCGTCAGCAGCTGACCCACCGCGACGAGCCCCGCTCCGGAACCTCTCGGGGCGGGGCTCTTCCGTCTCCGGTCCGCGGTCGGCGACCGATGCGCCCGCACCTCGCTCCCCCACCACGGGACCGATACGGTCACCGTGACGAAACCACGCCGGCCCCCCACACCCCCCTCTGACCCGGCGCGGAGCGCCACACCCCTGCGAGGACGAGCCGGAGGCGGTGACACCGTCGCCTGCCGACGCACCCACCCGCGGACAGCAGAAAGCCCCGCCCGGACGAACCGGAGCGGGGCTTTCCCGTGATGCAGACCTACTTGGCCTTCTCGAGCACCTCGACGAGGCGCCAGCGCTTGGTCGCCGACAGCGGCCGGGTCTCCATCAGCAGCACGCGGTCGCCGATACCGGCGATGCCGTTCTCGTCGTGCGCCTTGACCTTGGAGGTCCGGCGGATGACCTTGGAGTACCGCGGGTGCTTGACCCGGTCCTCCAGCGCCACCACGATCGTCTTGTCCATCTTGTCCGAGACGACGAGGCCCTCGCGGACCTTGCGGTCGTTGCGCTTCACGGCCGCCTCAGCAGTCTCGGCTGCCACTTCCTGCGACTCGCTCATGCGGTCACGCCCTTTCCGTCCGGCCCGACCGACAGGCCGAGTTCACGTTCGCGCATCACGGTGTAGATCCGCGCGATGTCGTGCTTCACCGTGCGCAACCGGCGGTTGTTGTCCATCTGGCCGGTGGCCATCTGGAACCGCAGGTTGAACAGCTCTTCCTTGGACTCGCGGAGCTTGATCAACAGCTCGTCCGCGTTCAGTTCACGCATCTCATTGGCTCCGGCCATCAGGATTCACCGCCCTCACGCGTCACGATTCGGCACTTCATCGGCAGCTTGTGGATCGCGCGGCGCAGAGCCTCGCGGGCCACCTCGTCATTCGGGTAACTCATCTCGAACAGCACGCGGCCGGGCTTGATGTTGGCCACCCACCACTCGGGCGAACCCTTACCGGAGCCCATGCGGACCTCGGCGGGCTTCTTGGTCAGCGGGCGGTCCGGGAAGATGTTGATCCAGACCTTGCCGCCACGCTTGATGTGCCGGTTGATGGCGATACGAGCGGACTCGATCTGCCGGTTGGTCACGTAGGCCGGCTCCAGAGCCTGGATGCCGTAGCTGCCGAACGTGACCGCGGTGCCACCGGTGGCCATGCCCGTCCGGTGCGGACGGTGCTGCTTGCGGTGCTTGACCTTGCGGGGGATCAGCATGGCTCAGGCCTCCGTCTCTGCGGGAACGGGCGTGGCCGCAGCCGCGACACTGCCGGCCTCGGGTGTGCCCTCGGCGGCGGCGCGACCGGCGTCGGTCGACGTCGGCGTGGTGCCCGAGGCACCCGAACGACGGCCACGCGGACGCTCGGCACGGTCGCCGCCACGGGCCGGACCACCGGCGGCGCGGGACGCGGCCGCAGCGGCCTCGGCCTTCTGCTCGCCGAGGGTGCCCAGCAGGTCACCCTTGTAGATCCAGACCTTGACGCCGATGCGGCCGAACGTGGTCTTGGCCTCGAAGAAGCCGTAGTCGATGTTCGCGCGGAGCGTGTGCAGCGGCACCCGACCTTCGCGGTAGAACTCCGAGCGGGACATCTCGGCCCCACCCAGACGGCCGGAGCACTTGACCCGGATGCCCTTGACGGCGCCCGAGCGCAGCGCGCTCTGCATGGACTTGCGCATCGCGCGACGGAAGCTGACGCGGTTAGACAGCTGCTCCGCGACGCCCTGGGCGACCAGCTGCGCATCCGACTCGGGGTTGCGGACCTCGAGGATGTTCAGCTGCACCTGCTTGCCGGTCAACTTCTCCAGCTGGGTGCGGATGCGGTCGGCCTCGGCGCCACGGCGGCCGATGACGATGCCGGGGCGGGCCGTGTGGATGTCCACCCGGACCCGGTCACGGGTGCGCTCGATCTCGACCTTGGAGATGCCGGCGCGGTCCATGCCCTTGGCCATCAGCTTGCGGATGGCGACGTCCTCGGCCACGTACTCGGCGTAGGCCTTGTCGGCGTACCAGCGCGAGCTCCAGTCGGTGGTGATACCGAGTCGGAAACCGTGCGGGTTGATCTTCTGACCCACTAGGAGGTCCTGCCCTTCTGGTTCTGCGCGGTGCCCTGGGCCCTGCGGGCCCGGTTGGACCCGCCGGTGTCCGCACCGGACACCGAGACGACTTCGATGGTGATGTGGCTGGAGCGCTTGCGGATCCGGAACGCGCGACCCTGGGCCCGCGGCTGGAAACGCTTGGCGGTCGGACCCTCGTCCACCGTCGCGGTCGCGATGACCAACGTGCTCCGGTCGAGACCGGCGTTGTTCTCGGCGTTGGCGGCGGCAGAGGCGATGACCTTCGACACCGGCTCGGCGGCGGCCTGCGGGGCGAACTTCAGGATCGTCAGTGCGTCCTCGACCGAGCGGCCGCGGACGAGGTCGACAACGCGCCTGACCTTCATCGGCGTCATGCGCACGTACCGCGCCTGCGCCCGGGCACCCTGGAGCGGTGCTCCCTGGGTGGCCCTTGTATCTGGGCGAGCATTCATTGGCTAATTCCTCGAATGATTTGTATTTCGGAAACGGATACGTGCGAACTAGCCGCGACGGGCGCGACGGTCTTCCTTGACGTGGCCCTTGAAGGTCCGCGTCGGGGCGAATTCGCCCAGCTTGTGACCGACCATCGACTCAGTGACGAACACCGGGACGTGCTTGCGGCCGTCGTGCACCGCGATCGTGTGTCCCAGCATGTCCGGGATGATCGTGGAGCGGCGTGACCAGGTCTTGATCACGGCCTTGGAGTTCTTGTCGTTGGCGACGTCCACCTTCTTGAGCAGGTGGTCGTCGACGAACGGGCCCTTCTTGAGGCTGCGTGGCATCGTGGTTTTCCTCCTACTCGGGTGTTAGCGCTTCTTACCGGACTTGCGCCGGCGGCGGACGATGAGGGCATCGCTGGCCTTGTTCGGCCGACGGGTGCGGCCTTCGGGCTTACCGGCCGGGTTGACCGGGTGGCGGCCACCGGAGGTCTTGCCCTCACCACCACCGTGCGGGTGGTCGACCGGGTTCATGGCGACACCACGGACGGAGGGGCGCTTGCCCTTCCAGCGCATACGGCCGGCCTTGCCCCAGTTGATGTTGCTCTGCTCGGCGTTGCCGACCTCGCCGATGGTGGCGCGGCAGCGGATGTCGACGTTGCGGACCTCACCCGACGGCAACCGGAGCTGCGCGTAGGGGCCGTCCTTGGCGACGAGCTGCACCTTCGACCCGGCGGAGCGGGCCATCTTGGCGCCGCCACCGGGGCGGAGCTCGATCGCGTGGATCACGGTGCCGACCGGGATGTTGCGCAGCGGGAGGTTGTTGCCGGGCTTGATGTCGGCCCCGGCCCCGGTCTCGACCTGCGCGCCCTGGACCAGCTTCTCCGGGGCGATGATGTAGCGCTTCTCGCCGTCCGCGAAGTGCAGCAGCGCGATGCGCGCGGTGCGGTTCGGGTCGTACTCGATGTGAGCGACCTTGGCCGGCACGCCGTCCTTGTCCGCGCGACGGAAGTCGATCAGACGGTAGGCGCGCTTGTGACCGCCACCCTGGTGCCGGGCGGTGACCCGACCGTGGACGTTGCGGCCGCCCTTGCTGTGCAGCGGCGCGATGAGGGACTTCTCGGGGGTCGTGCGGGTGATCTCGGAGAAATCCGCCACCGAGGAACCGCGACGACCCGGAGTCGTCGGCTTGTACTTACGAATGCCCATGTTGGTCTGTCTTCCCTATCCCGGCTCAGGCGCCCGTGAAGATCTCGATCGGCTTGCTGTCCGGGGACAGCGAGACGATCGCGCGCTTGGTCGACTTGCGGCTGCCGAAGCCGGCGCGGGTGCGCTTGCGCTTGCCCGTACGGTTCAGCGTGTTCACCGAGACGACCCGGACGGAGAAGATCTGCTCGATGGCGATCTTGATCTGCGTCTTGTTGGCGTCGGGGTGGACCTCGAAGGTGTACCGGCCGGACTCGAGAAGGCTGTAGCTCTTCTCCGAGACGACCGGCTTGAGGATGATGTCGCGAGGATCGGTGACGCTCACTTCTCCTCCTCCTTCTCTGCGGCGGGGGCCTTGGCCAGGCTGACCTCGGCGTCGTCGGCGGCGGTGAGCTCGGTGAGCTCGGCGGCGGTGACGACGGAGACCTGCTGGAACGCGAGGAACTCGTCGAGCGCGGACTTGGTGAAGACCACGTCGTCGGAGAGCAGCACGTCGTAGGTGTTGAGCTGGTCGGCGAAGAGCAGGTGCGTCTCCGGCAGGTTGCGCAGGCTCAGCCAGCCGGCCTCGTCGGTGCGCGACAGCACGATCAGCACGTTCTTGGACGTGGCCACCGCAGCGAGAGCGGCCCGGGCCGTCTTGGTGGACGGCGTGGTGCCCTCGACCAGCGACGACAGCACGTGCACGTTCCCGCCACGGGCCCGGTCGGAGAGGGCGCCGCGCAGCGCGGCGGCCTTCATCTTCTTCGGGACCTTCTGCGTGTAGTCACGCGGCTGCGGGCCGTGCGAGATGCCACCGCCGACGAACTGCGGCGAGCGGGTCGAGCCCTGGCGGGCGCGGCCGGTGCCCTTCTGGCGGTACGGCTTCTTGCCGCCACCGGAGACCTCGGCGCGCGTCTTCGTGGAGTGCGTGCCCTGGCGACCGGCGTTGAGCTGGGCCGTGACGACCTGGTGCATCAGCGGGATGCTGGCCTGGACGTCGAAGATGGTGTCCGGCAGCTCGACGGTGCCGGTGGCCTCGCCGGCCGGCGAGGTGATGGAGACGGTGGTCATCAGGCGCCCTTTCCAGCCTTGACAGCGGAACGGACCAGCAGCAGCCCGCCCTTGGGGCCGGGGACGGCACCCTTGATGAGCAGCAGGTTCTTGTCGGCGTCGACAGCGTGCACGGTGAGGTTCTGCGTCGTCACCTTGCTGTTGCCGTGGCGACCGGCCATCCGCATGCCCTTGAACACGCGACCGGGGGTCGAGCAACCGCCGATGGAGCCGGGCGAGCGGTGCTTGCGGTGCACACCGTGACCGGCGCCGAGGCCCTTGAAGCCGTGACGCTTCATGACACCCGCGGTGCCCTTGCCCTTGCTGGTGCCGGTGACGTCGACGGACACGCCCGCCTGGAACACCTCGGCCGCGGTGAGCTCCTGGCCCACCTCGTAGCCCGAGACGTCCTCGGTGCGCAGCTCGACGACGTGGCGACGCGGGGTCACACCGGCCTTGCTGAAGTGCCCGGTCTCGGGCTTGTTGACCTTGCGCGGGTCGATGGCGCCGAAGGCGAGCTGGACCGCGCTGTAGCCGTCCTTCTCCACCGTGCGCACCGCGGTGACGAGCACCGGGCCGGCGGCGACGACGGAGACCGGGACGACCCGGTTGTTCGCGTCGAAGACCTGGGTCATCCCGAGCTTGTGGCCCAGGATCCCCTTGATCGAGTCAGTCATTGGTTGAAACCTTTTCTCCTCGAGAGCACCCGAGGGGTCCGTGAGAATCCCTACTGGATGTTGACGTCGACCGACGCCGGCAGATCGATGCGCATCAGGGCGTCAACGGTCTTCGGGGTCGGATCGAGGATGTCAATCAGACGCTTGTGCGTACGCATCTCGAAGTGCTCGCGCGAGTCCTTGTACTTGTGCGGCGAGCGGATGACGCAGTACACGTTCTTCTCCGTCGGCAACGGCACCGGACCGACGACACGAGCACCCGTACGGGTCACTGTCTCGACGATCTTGCGCGCGGACGCGTCGATCGCCTCGTGGTCATAGGCCTTGAGCCTGATGCGGATCTTCTGTCCCGCCACGCTTGCCGTCCTTCTCATCTAGCTGCTCTGGTCGTTGTGGCGCGCATGCGCACGCCACTGCTGTTGGGCGGCCCCTCGGGGCCTTCCCGCCGCGGGCAAGACTCACCCGCCGCCACTATGGAGATGTCCAGGTCCTCCGGTCCACGCGGTCGGGCGTGTCGCCTTCGGCGCACACGGTTCAACCCTGCTCGGGCGGAACCCCCCGGTTGACCGGGGACCTTCCCCACGTCGGAGCCGGATGCGCTCGCGAGGAGCGCGACGGTACCGGTGTGGTCATCGCACATCGACTGTTGATCGGGCGACGCCGTCTGATGTAACCCTCGAGGACCGGCCCGGGCGAACCCGGACCCCCGCTCCGACATCGGAGCGCACCGCGGGGCTGACAGCACACAGCATCGACCTGGCAACAGGCAACCTGACAAGTATGCCTCAGCGGCCCGGGGAGATCAAATCACCGTGACGTCGTCGCGGCCGCGGCCGCGTCCGGCTCTCAGGTCTGCTTGACGTGCCGGGACCACGCGAAGCAGTACACGCCGAAGCAGGCGATGCCCAGCGCCAGCGCGGTGAGCAGGTACGGCCCGTACGGCTGCCCGTTCAGCGTGCGCAGGGCGGTGTCCAGACCGCCGGCCCGGTCGGGACTGTAGGTCAGGGCCGCGAGGAGGAAGAGCGCTCCGACGATGGCCAGCACGACTCCCTTGGCCGCGTACCCCACCTGACCGAGCCGCACGACGCCCTGCCCCACTCCCCCGGCGAGGTCGCGGGTGAACTTGCGGGACAGGCCGCGGTAGACGAGCCGACCGCCGGCCACGATCACCACGACCCCCAGGGCGATGACCAGGATGCGGCCGGTGCTGCTGCCCATCAGCGAGGCGGTCATCTCCTTCTGGGTGTCGCCGGACGACGACGAACCGGTGACCACGCGCACGGCACTGACCCCCAGCGCGACGTAGAGCACCACCTTGCCGGCGGATCCGACGCGTTTCACCGTGCGCTTGCGGCCCTCCTCGCGGTCGCGATGGCCCCAGAGCGCTTCGAACAACTGCCACACGGCGAGGGCGAAGAGGCCGACGGCGACCACCCACAGGGTGATCCGGCCGAGGGTGGTGGACGCGAGCTCCTGGAAGGCACCCTGCTGCGAGGCCTCCTCCTGCCGCCCGAACCAGGCCAGCTGCACGGCCAGCCAGGCGACGACCAGGTGGACCACCCCGTAGGAGATCAACCCGACCCTGACCAGCAGGCGGAAGGCGTCACTGCTCTGCACGTCCCGCCCGGCCCGCTCGGCCTGGTCCGAGGCGCGCCCGGCGGCCCGGCGGGTGTTGTCGGCTGCGGTCACTGCGACCTTCTCTCGGGAGGGCACCGCGGACGGCGCCGGGGGCACGGCGCGTGAGCGCCGTGGCATCGCAGGTCCCGGCGCGGCC is drawn from Nakamurella deserti and contains these coding sequences:
- the rpsC gene encoding 30S ribosomal protein S3, which encodes MGQKINPHGFRLGITTDWSSRWYADKAYAEYVAEDVAIRKLMAKGMDRAGISKVEIERTRDRVRVDIHTARPGIVIGRRGAEADRIRTQLEKLTGKQVQLNILEVRNPESDAQLVAQGVAEQLSNRVSFRRAMRKSMQSALRSGAVKGIRVKCSGRLGGAEMSRSEFYREGRVPLHTLRANIDYGFFEAKTTFGRIGVKVWIYKGDLLGTLGEQKAEAAAAASRAAGGPARGGDRAERPRGRRSGASGTTPTSTDAGRAAAEGTPEAGSVAAAATPVPAETEA
- the rplV gene encoding 50S ribosomal protein L22, whose translation is MNARPDTRATQGAPLQGARAQARYVRMTPMKVRRVVDLVRGRSVEDALTILKFAPQAAAEPVSKVIASAAANAENNAGLDRSTLVIATATVDEGPTAKRFQPRAQGRAFRIRKRSSHITIEVVSVSGADTGGSNRARRAQGTAQNQKGRTS
- the rpsS gene encoding 30S ribosomal protein S19: MPRSLKKGPFVDDHLLKKVDVANDKNSKAVIKTWSRRSTIIPDMLGHTIAVHDGRKHVPVFVTESMVGHKLGEFAPTRTFKGHVKEDRRARRG
- the rplB gene encoding 50S ribosomal protein L2, with translation MGIRKYKPTTPGRRGSSVADFSEITRTTPEKSLIAPLHSKGGRNVHGRVTARHQGGGHKRAYRLIDFRRADKDGVPAKVAHIEYDPNRTARIALLHFADGEKRYIIAPEKLVQGAQVETGAGADIKPGNNLPLRNIPVGTVIHAIELRPGGGAKMARSAGSKVQLVAKDGPYAQLRLPSGEVRNVDIRCRATIGEVGNAEQSNINWGKAGRMRWKGKRPSVRGVAMNPVDHPHGGGEGKTSGGRHPVNPAGKPEGRTRRPNKASDALIVRRRRKSGKKR
- the rplW gene encoding 50S ribosomal protein L23, with protein sequence MSVTDPRDIILKPVVSEKSYSLLESGRYTFEVHPDANKTQIKIAIEQIFSVRVVSVNTLNRTGKRKRTRAGFGSRKSTKRAIVSLSPDSKPIEIFTGA
- the rplD gene encoding 50S ribosomal protein L4 translates to MTTVSITSPAGEATGTVELPDTIFDVQASIPLMHQVVTAQLNAGRQGTHSTKTRAEVSGGGKKPYRQKGTGRARQGSTRSPQFVGGGISHGPQPRDYTQKVPKKMKAAALRGALSDRARGGNVHVLSSLVEGTTPSTKTARAALAAVATSKNVLIVLSRTDEAGWLSLRNLPETHLLFADQLNTYDVLLSDDVVFTKSALDEFLAFQQVSVVTAAELTELTAADDAEVSLAKAPAAEKEEEK
- the rplC gene encoding 50S ribosomal protein L3, yielding MTDSIKGILGHKLGMTQVFDANNRVVPVSVVAAGPVLVTAVRTVEKDGYSAVQLAFGAIDPRKVNKPETGHFSKAGVTPRRHVVELRTEDVSGYEVGQELTAAEVFQAGVSVDVTGTSKGKGTAGVMKRHGFKGLGAGHGVHRKHRSPGSIGGCSTPGRVFKGMRMAGRHGNSKVTTQNLTVHAVDADKNLLLIKGAVPGPKGGLLLVRSAVKAGKGA
- the rpsJ gene encoding 30S ribosomal protein S10 encodes the protein MAGQKIRIRLKAYDHEAIDASARKIVETVTRTGARVVGPVPLPTEKNVYCVIRSPHKYKDSREHFEMRTHKRLIDILDPTPKTVDALMRIDLPASVDVNIQ
- a CDS encoding DUF1206 domain-containing protein; the protein is MTAADNTRRAAGRASDQAERAGRDVQSSDAFRLLVRVGLISYGVVHLVVAWLAVQLAWFGRQEEASQQGAFQELASTTLGRITLWVVAVGLFALAVWQLFEALWGHRDREEGRKRTVKRVGSAGKVVLYVALGVSAVRVVTGSSSSGDTQKEMTASLMGSSTGRILVIALGVVVIVAGGRLVYRGLSRKFTRDLAGGVGQGVVRLGQVGYAAKGVVLAIVGALFLLAALTYSPDRAGGLDTALRTLNGQPYGPYLLTALALGIACFGVYCFAWSRHVKQT